Proteins found in one Gemmatimonadota bacterium genomic segment:
- a CDS encoding mandelate racemase/muconate lactonizing enzyme family protein — MMKVSNVEAFAVRIPREAGQELRERSPGAPSAYFIPENRHAFKSDSHETLVVRITTEEGLVGYGEGQSPILPDTTRTIVDDLCRPVLIGADPFDVEFLWQRLFDGMRERGHPTGFYVDALAACDIALWDLKGKALDLPVHKLLGGRFRDRVEVYSGCAGRDPATAADRAERLVAAGYRGLKLSPSRDRAGTVAFARAVRERVGPDITVMVDVHTEFDVAEAIRLGRELEALDIYWLEAPTLPEDLAGHAAVTRALDMHVANGEWYRTRFEMKEAFDRRTCDVVMPDIGRTGLSEGKRIAVLAETYNIPVSPHIGGGGVLSTAATIQLSAAIPNFLVMEHGHESFLTRCRYALEAPQPKDGAFPVTDDPGLGVRIDDEALEGFSRPA, encoded by the coding sequence ATGATGAAAGTATCGAACGTCGAAGCTTTCGCGGTACGAATCCCGAGAGAAGCCGGCCAGGAATTGCGTGAACGCAGCCCCGGTGCGCCTTCCGCCTATTTCATCCCGGAAAACAGGCATGCCTTCAAGTCCGACAGTCACGAGACCCTGGTGGTGCGCATAACGACCGAAGAGGGCCTGGTCGGCTACGGCGAAGGGCAAAGTCCCATATTGCCCGATACGACGCGGACCATCGTGGATGACCTGTGCCGTCCCGTTCTGATCGGCGCGGACCCCTTCGACGTGGAGTTCCTGTGGCAGCGTCTCTTCGACGGCATGCGGGAAAGGGGACATCCGACCGGCTTCTACGTCGACGCCCTCGCCGCGTGCGACATCGCCCTGTGGGACCTGAAAGGAAAGGCGCTGGACCTGCCGGTCCATAAACTGCTCGGGGGAAGGTTCCGGGACCGGGTCGAAGTTTACTCAGGATGTGCCGGTCGCGACCCCGCCACCGCGGCGGACCGGGCCGAAAGACTCGTGGCCGCGGGCTATCGCGGACTGAAACTGTCCCCCTCAAGGGACCGCGCCGGTACCGTCGCCTTCGCCAGGGCCGTCCGCGAGCGCGTCGGTCCGGACATCACCGTCATGGTGGACGTGCATACCGAGTTCGACGTGGCCGAGGCGATCAGGCTGGGCCGGGAACTGGAAGCACTTGATATCTACTGGCTGGAGGCGCCGACCCTGCCCGAAGACCTGGCGGGTCACGCGGCCGTGACCCGGGCGCTGGACATGCACGTCGCCAACGGTGAGTGGTACCGCACCCGGTTCGAGATGAAGGAAGCCTTCGACCGGAGGACCTGCGACGTGGTTATGCCGGATATCGGGCGTACGGGGCTGTCCGAGGGGAAACGCATCGCCGTGCTCGCGGAGACCTACAACATCCCCGTGTCACCCCACATAGGAGGAGGCGGGGTGCTTTCCACCGCCGCGACCATCCAGCTGTCCGCGGCCATCCCCAACTTCCTGGTCATGGAACACGGCCACGAATCCTTTCTCACACGGTGCCGCTACGCGCTGGAAGCCCCGCAACCCAAAGATGGCGCTTTTCCGGTGACGGACGATCCCGGCCTGGGTGTCCGGATCGACGATGAAGCACTGGAAGGTTTTTCCCGTCCCGCATAG